In the Quercus lobata isolate SW786 chromosome 5, ValleyOak3.0 Primary Assembly, whole genome shotgun sequence genome, one interval contains:
- the LOC115989705 gene encoding receptor-like protein kinase FERONIA isoform X1: MKGISECISKLLIRKSGKRRLNQSHLVFPCRRFSRAEINRATNNFDDNLFIGGSNLFIGGSTWGKVYKGFIDDPKNTISVAIKRVDIKSMQEFDELVRTEVLVLCQLRHPNIVRLIGYCFEDERDWFLVYEFMVNGNLARHLYATNPDPVPWKRRLQICVGVARGLHCLHTGLKHTIIHGDVKPSNILLNEKWEAKLSDFGLSKMGPPSLSKALIRIETYRIVGTYGYMAPEYAMNMELTDKSDVYSFGVLLLELFCGREPIAGEEPMDLVRWARKCKRERNINEIIDPYLMGKITPECFMVYVDIATSCVRNRPERRPTMGEVQVCLEHALELQESADDAATATGDCNYCVDEDTCNASSGDASPIDTVWETASESTTSAEELSLETAMPNGQI; the protein is encoded by the coding sequence ATGAAAGGCATTTCAGAGTGTATATCAAAGTTATTAATAAGGAAGTCCGGGAAGAGAAGGTTAAACCAATCTCATTTAGTTTTTCCATGCCGTCGATTTTCACGCGCTGAGATCAACAGAGCTACCAATAACTTCGACGATAATTTATTCATTGGTGGGTCGAATTTATTCATCGGTGGGTCGACTTGGGGGAAAGTATACAAGGGGTTTATTGATGACCCTAAAAATACAATAAGCGTTGCAATAAAGCGTGTGGATATCAAGTCAATGCAGGAATTTGACGAGTTAGTAAGGACCGAGGTGCTGGTGCTTTGCCAGCTACGCCACCCTAACATTGTCCGTCTCATCGGATATTGTTTCGAAGACGAACGAGACTGGTTCCTTGTGTACGAGTTCATGGTCAATGGAAACCTCGCGAGACACCTCTATGCCACAAACCCCGACCCGGTCCCGTGGAAACGAAGACTACAGATTTGCGTTGGAGTGGCGCGTGGGCTGCACTGCCTTCACACTGGGCTGAAGCATACTATCATCCACGGTGACGTGAAGCCGAGCAATATTCTGTTGAACGAGAAATGGGAGGCCAAGTTGTCAGATTTCGGGTTATCCAAGATGGGTCCCCCGAGTTTGTCAAAGGCTTTAATTAGGATCGAAACTTATAGAATTGTGGGTACTTACGGTTACATGGCTCCTGAGTATGCCATGAATATGGAGCTGACTGATAAATCCGACGTCTACTCTTTTGGTGTGCTACTGCTGGAACTCTTCTGTGGAAGGGAACCAATTGCAGGGGAAGAACCGATGGATCTGGTTAGGTGGGCCCGAAAATGCAAACGAGAAAGGAACATCAATGAGATAATTGATCCATATCTGATGGGGAAGATAACTCCAGAGTGTTTTATGGTATACGTTGACATTGCTACTTCTTGTGTGCGAAATCGACCCGAACGTCGACCCACCATGGGTGAAGTGCAGGTATGCCTTGAACATGCACTGGAGCTACAAGAGAGCGCAGATGATGCTGCTACTGCTACTGGTGACTGTAACTATTGTGTCGATGAAGATACCTGTAATGCTTCTTCGGGAGACGCTTCTCCAATTGATACGGTGTGGGAAACAGCTTCAGAGAGCACCACATCTGCTGAAGAGTTGTCCTTGGAAACTGCCATGCCAAACGGTCAGATATGA